The Pyxidicoccus sp. MSG2 DNA segment CGCCGCCCTTCTCCACCACGAAGTGGATGTGGCCGGTGAGGCTGTTGCCCACGTTGCCGACCTCCGCCAGCGGGTCTCCCTGCTTGACGGTGTCGCCTTCCTCCACCTTCGCGCTGCCGGTCTTGATGTGCAGGTACTTCGCCACGGTGCCGTCATCGTGTTGCACCGTGACGAAGTTGTTGTGCTTGCCCTTGCCGTTGCCCTCGAAGCCGTGCTCGACATTGAGCACCGTGCCGCCGCGCGCCGCCAGCACCGGGGTGCCGCACTGGCGCCGGAAGTCCCAGGCAAACTCCTCGTCTCCCTGGTGGTTGAAGGACGAGTTGTTGCCCTGGACGATCCACGAGCGCTCCCCGTCGGGATACGGCGAATTGGCCGCCGTCGGATAGGCCCCGGCCTCGATGGAGCCGCGCAGCATCATCCACGCGACGAGCCACACCACGCCCCACAACCCGTACACCGCCGTGCCGATGATGGCGAGCCTTCCCCAGCCGGGAAGCTCCACGCGCTGTCCCGCTTCGCCCGCCGTCTCGCGCGCGATGAAGGGCGCGGCGAACCACGCGCCGAAGCACAGCATGCTGCCCACCAGTCCGCCCCAGTGGTACAGCCCCGACAGCCACACCGGGCCACACGAAGCGAAGGCGCCGAAGCCGAAGGCGAACGCCGTGACGATGGACCAGAACGCCCCAATCAATGGAAGCGCCTTCGTCCAGAACACCGTGGCGTCGAACCGGTTCGCCTCGCCCCCGCGGACGGCCAGCGCGCGCCGGAGGCCGTGCAACGTGAGCACGATGAAGCCGCCCCAGGTCAGCAGCGCCACCACCGCGGTGGGTACCATGGGCCCGTCACCCGCGAAGCCCGCGAAGGAGGCGATGAACATCAGCGCCGCGTAGACCCCCAGGAGGATGAGAAGGACTGACGCAGCCGTTCCGTAACGAGTCATCGCTGTTCCCCCCGCCCGCGTGGACCTCACGCATGGCTTCTCATGAGGAGAACGGCGGACGGGGCAGGGTGTCGTCCGTGAAGTGGGCCCACCGCCGGCCGGGGCCTTCACGGGACGTCGGGCCCACGACGGACGGCTCGGGCGCTTGCTCCACGCCTCCGCCCATGCGCGGAGGCCCGGCCCACGAGGACGTGCGAGCGCCTCCCCGTGCGCCCGCGCTCAGCCCCGCTTCACCGGCAGCGGCCCGAAGGCCTGCGCCACCGGCATCAGCGAGATGATGTTGATGTTCACGTGCGCGGGGCGCGTGGTCACCCAGTGCACCGCGTCCGCGATGTCCTCGGGCGTCAGCGGCTGGGTGTTGGCGTAGAGGGACGCGGCGCGGGCGTCATCACCCTTGAAGCGGACGTTGGAGAACTCGGTGCCGCCCACGAGGCCGGGCTCGATGTCCGTCACGCGCACGGCGGTGCCGTGCAGGTCCGCGCGCAGGTTGAGGCTGAACTGGTGCACGAAGGCCTTGGTGGCGCCGTACACGTTGCCGCCGGGGTAGGGGAACTCGGCGGCGATGGAGCCCATGTTGACGATGTGGCCCCGGTTGCGCGCCACCATGCCGGGCAGCACCGCGTGCGTGCAGTACAGGACGCCCTTCACGTTGGTGTCCACCATCACGTCCCAGTCCTCCACGCGTGCCCCCTGCGCCAGGTCCAACCCCAGCGCGAGGCCCGCGTTGTTGACCAGCACGTCCACCTCGGCGAAATCCGCCGGCAGCGAGCGCACCGCGCGCTCCACCGCCTCGCGGTCCGTGATGTCGAGCGTCACGGGCAGCAGCCGCTCTCCCAATTCCGCCCGCATCGCCTCCAGCCGCTCCGTCCGTCGCCCGACAGCGATGACGCGCGCGCCGTCCTGGATGTAGCGGCGGGTGATGGCCAGCCCGAATCCGGCGGTGGCTCCGGTGATGAGCACGTTCATGTGATTGCCCTCGAACCTCGAAGTCGGTTTCCGGGCGCTACATGCCACGGGCGGGACGGCGGCGCACGGGATTGATGCCGCCCGTCACGGCCCGGCGACACACGACGTGCGAGCTACCACGACGAGTTGGAGCCACCCCCGCCGAAGTCACCACCCCCGCCGCTCCACGAGCTGTCCGAGCTGGAA contains these protein-coding regions:
- a CDS encoding M23 family metallopeptidase produces the protein MTRYGTAASVLLILLGVYAALMFIASFAGFAGDGPMVPTAVVALLTWGGFIVLTLHGLRRALAVRGGEANRFDATVFWTKALPLIGAFWSIVTAFAFGFGAFASCGPVWLSGLYHWGGLVGSMLCFGAWFAAPFIARETAGEAGQRVELPGWGRLAIIGTAVYGLWGVVWLVAWMMLRGSIEAGAYPTAANSPYPDGERSWIVQGNNSSFNHQGDEEFAWDFRRQCGTPVLAARGGTVLNVEHGFEGNGKGKHNNFVTVQHDDGTVAKYLHIKTGSAKVEEGDTVKQGDPLAEVGNVGNSLTGHIHFVVEKGGDSIPVTFRDVDEDRGIPRTFERYASAE
- a CDS encoding SDR family NAD(P)-dependent oxidoreductase is translated as MNVLITGATAGFGLAITRRYIQDGARVIAVGRRTERLEAMRAELGERLLPVTLDITDREAVERAVRSLPADFAEVDVLVNNAGLALGLDLAQGARVEDWDVMVDTNVKGVLYCTHAVLPGMVARNRGHIVNMGSIAAEFPYPGGNVYGATKAFVHQFSLNLRADLHGTAVRVTDIEPGLVGGTEFSNVRFKGDDARAASLYANTQPLTPEDIADAVHWVTTRPAHVNINIISLMPVAQAFGPLPVKRG